The following nucleotide sequence is from Kiritimatiella glycovorans.
GCACGCTTCCCGATGGGCCCGCTCAAGGCTGAACAGTCCCATCTCGGCGAAGTATTTGTTTGGATAACGGTGGTGGTCGAGACCCCGACCCCGGCCTTTGCGTCCGTGGCGTTTGCGGAGGATGCTGCGCAAGCGCATGCGCACCCATCCGTCCATCCAGACGAAGGTGTTCTTATGGGCGTGTTTGTAATACCCGAACCAACCGATCAGCACGGGGTTGATGTCCTCGATGATCGCCTTCATGGATTTGCCCTTGGTACGTTTGGTCTTGGGCCGGAGGGTCCCGCGTAGTTTTGTCAGGCTTTTCTGACGCACGTAGCGGTTTCCGTTTTCGAACCGGTAGCCGAGGAACTCGAAGCCTTCGCGGTGGGTGACCAGCCGGGTCTTTTCCGGGTGGAGCACAAGGCCCCGCCCGTCGGTCCACTGCCGTGTCAGTTCCAGCGCGTCTTCGGCCTCCTCCCTCGTGCGGGAGAGGATCACGAAGTCGTCCGCATAGCGGATCATTTCGTGGCCCCGGTCCCGCAGCAGGTGGTCGAGTTCGTTCAGATACAGGTTGGCCAACAGAGGAGAGATGACCGCCCCCTGGGGCGTTCCCTTCTCCGTCGGCTCCCATTCTTTCAGTTCGTTGATCAGGCCCTGCTTCAAGTAAGATTCCAGCAGGTCCAGCACCAACCCGTCCGCCACCTTGGCGCGCACCAGCGACATCAGTTTGCCGTGGTCGATCGTGTCAAAGTAGCTCTTCAGATCGGCGTCCACTATCCATTCGTGGCCTTTGCGGAGCAGTCCGCCCACCTCCCGAAGCGCGTCTTTACAGCCGCGTTTGGGACGGAAACCGTAGCTGTGTGCGTTGAATCCGATCTCGAAGATCGGACCGATCACCAGTTGCAGTGCCGTCTGCACGATACGGTCTTCCACGGTCGGGATGCCCAGAGGCCGCTTCTCTTTTCCACCGGGCTTGGGGATGAACACCCGTTTGACCGGTTTGGGTTCGTAGCGTCCTGTTTTCAGTTTGCCTTCCAAACTCGCTAATCTTTGGTCGAGCTGGCTCTCGTACTGTTTCAGGCTCAGTCGGTCCACGCCGCCGCTGCCGCCTCGCCCGTTCACGATGTGCCAGGCGCGCAACAGTGTCCGGCGGCGGTAAACCTTGTCTTTGAGGCTGAACCACTTGCCTCCCTTCACCCCCGATTTGAGGGCTGCCAACATGGCGTCCGTCCAGACCAGGGGGTCCGCGCCCAACCGCTCGCGCAGCTCGGCGTTTTCCGCGTCGGGGTTAGCCCCCGGGGGCACTTTCGACGCTGTCTTTTCCCTCGTCATGGATGACCTCCATTCATCTTCCTGCCCCCCTTCGCTCCACCGGAGTTACCCGGCCTCACTGCTACAAACATGCACATTGGCATCGCGCAGGTCGGGCGCAGTCTCCACCCGTGTGACCGTGACGGCGCCGGTGTCGAAGCGGCTGCCGGAAAACAGGCGCAGGATGTCGGCGGCGATTTCCCGCTTCAACAGTTCGTTCACACGAATGATGCGTCCGCTGCTCATGTGTCCAGCTCCTTGATTGTAATCCATGGGAAGGCGCGGAAATCCTGGTCGAATGTGACAATTTCAGTGATTCCATGTTCGCGCATTAATACGGCGGTGTGAAAGTCGTGAAGAATATTTCCGCCGAGGCGCGGGGTTTTCTCTGCGCACTCGGCAAGAGTTTCGGCGTGCAGGCCGGTTTCCGAGACCAGCATGCAGTTGGGGCAGTTAAGCAATGCAGAAATAAACTGCCAGGCCTGCGGTTGAGTGAGTGGCGCGGAAAATACACGCGGGTGCGTGGCAACCCGCATGAATTCATAAAGTACATTCCAGCTGAGCCCCCAGCATTCGGATTGTTTCGGCAATGCACGGAGAAACGCCGACGTTTTTTGGGAATCGGCGGATTCGCGGTTGACAGCATGAAGCAGAATGTTGGTATCAATCAGAAACACGGCCTATTCTTCCATTGCGCGGTACAGCGCATCACGGTTGTTAATATCTGTTTTTGCTTCCCCCATGGCAAAAGTGGGAAGATCCAGCTTTGGGGCTGGAGACTTTTTTCGCTGTTCCCGTTCAACCAAATAGGCCTCAACGGCTTCGTTAACCAGCATAGACAGCTGCTTGCTGTCTTCCTTTGCGGCATATTTTGCCCGTTTGAAAACGGGATCTGTGAGTACCAGTGTCGTTCTCATTTTTCACTCCATATGCGCAAGCATACATAAAAGATGATTGAATGCAACGTGGTTTTCCAAACATTGGAACCGGCGGTGCCGGTTTTCAGGGCTTCGCAGGCGTTATAGCCTGAGCATCGGGCGGGTTGGAGGCTGATGATGAGCATACCGTTTCCCGGGATGGCGGGCAAGAGCCCGTTTGGCCGCAGGAAGAATATCTGCTAGACATTGGGCATGGCCGCCCCGGTATACCGCTCGCGAAAGCCGAAGGCCTCGCCGCTGTGGCATTGTCGCACTTATCGACGAGCGCGAGGTCATTGAGCGCATCCTGCGTCATCTCGGACTGTGGGAAGAACCTGTTTGCCTGCATCCCGCCCGCGCCCCGCCGGACGGAGAGGGGACGGTGGAATTGTTCCCCGGCGATCCCTTCCCCGATTACAGCAGGGAGCCTGTGATGGATTACGACCTTTGCGCGGATGCATGAGCCTTCGCGACAGGGGAACTTTGTTTAAAAGGTAGGGCTCGCTCGCCGAGCGGGCCGCAGATGACGGCGCGCCCGCCTCTCCGGGGCATGCCCCGGAGAGGCGGGCGCCCAACCTTGACAAAAATCCTGGCTTCCACTACATCTAACGCCATGAAACCGCTCTCCAGAACGACCTCTTGGGGCGAGTGCCCCGATCGCCTGAAAAGCGATTTCCTATCAAAGTGGAGCCTCTGACGTCACAGGAAATCATCGACCTGACCGACCGCATGTCGGCGGACGGTCGGCTCGAATGGGACGCGCCGGCGGGTCGGCGGCGACGACATCTATTTCGTCTCCCATCCCGACCACGAAGCGGCCGAGCGAACCTGCACCTTCCGCGTAGCCGGTAAGACCGCCGAGCTGTGGGACCCCGAAACCGGCGCCATCTACGCGCTGCCGCAGGCGCGCGAAGTCGGCGGAACTTCACGCCGCCGAACCCCGGTCGCAACCTCTCGAAGTACTCGAGCACCGACCAGAAAAGCTCCTCGGCCATTTTCGGATCGCGGGTCCTGTTCGCGTGCGAGAGCCCGTTGCGGCTCGGCGGCTTTGCGCCACGGATACTGGCCATCGGCGCCCGATGGGCGCGCAGCGCGTCCACCACGTCGTTCAGACCGATCGCGTGGGTGAACTGCGCATAGAGCATGCTCACCAGATGGCTCCAGGGCGTGATGCCCCTCGACTTGATCCGATGCTTGCGCGCAAGTTTCGGCACAAGGTGCGGCGGAATGAGTTCACAGACCTGACGAAAAATGGCACGCTTACTCCCGGCTCGACTGGCTGGCATCACGCAATCTCCTTTGGTTTGGACTCTGAAGAAGATTGTAGCCAGTCAGTCAGCCATTACAATTTTCGTCCCTCGTGAGTGGGATGCTAGTGGAGGGATTTGAGCTTCTTTTAAGGGTATTTGTCGATTTTTATGGGAAAAGGCAAGGTAGGGACGGCTGTTTCAGCCGTCCGAACCATCGAAGAGGCCACAAAGAGGCACAAGGGGAACACAGAAGAGGGGAAAGGCAAGTAAGCCACAAAAAGGCACAAGGTACACAGAAGAGGTGAGGCGGAGAGCCACCAAGAAGCTCAATAATTCACTACCGGGGAGAAGAGGGCACGGGGGTATTTCGAGGATCGCTTCGTTGCGCACGAGCACGACTCGGAGTACGGCTGTGAACCTCTTTTAAAACCAAGCCAACCCTGACCTTGCGGCATGGACCAAAACATTTTATCGGGTGGAAAGCTCATCAGAGATGGGAGAATGAAGACACATGAAAAAGACAGCCTGTACCATTGCAGAGCTCGGATTCATTTTTGCGGCAAGTGTTTTGGCGGCATCGAGTACGGTCCTGGCGGCTGCCGGTAACGCGATGGACGCGGCGCCTGGCCTCCATCCGGCCGCGTTGCGGTGCGAACACCTCGAAAATCCGCTCGGCATCGATGTGACGCGTCCGCGCTTCATTTGGGAACTCCAATCGCGGCAGCGCGGACAAAAGCAGACGGCCTTCCGCGTGCTGGTGGCCTCGTCGCCGGAAAAACTGGCGTCGAACGAGGCCGATCTGTGGGACAGCGGCCGGGTGGAATCCAGTCGATCGATCCTGGTGCCCTATGCAGGGGAAACGCTCGGCCCGGATACGGATTGCCACTGGAAGGTGAAGGTGTGGGGCAAAAAGGGCGAGCCCTCGGAATGGAGCGAGCCCGCGCGGTTTTCGATCGGCTTGCTCGGCGAGGAGGACTGGCAGGGGGAGTGGATCGAATTTCCCGCAGGCGATCCGAAGTTATCCTGCCCCCAGTACCGAAAAACGTTTTCCCTCGACCGCCCCGCCTCCCGGGCCTTCGTTTATGTCGCCTCGCTGGGCACCCACGAACTCTATATCAACGGCGAAAAGGCCGATGACCGGGTGCTTGCCCCGGCACACTCCTTTCTTGCAAGGCGCGTCCTCTATGTCGCCTATGATGTCGCGGACCTGCTTCAGCGGGGGGAAAACGTGATCGCGGTCTGGCACGGCCCGGGGTTCGCCCCGTACGACGGGGCCACCCCGGCGATCCGCGTCCAGGCAAACATCGTCGCCGACGACGGGAGCAAAGTCTCCGTGGCGACCGACGCGTCGTGGAAATGCGCGGAAAGCGGCCATCGCATCTATTACAGAGACGAGAGACCGCGGGCGCGCAGATACGGCGGCGAGGAGATCGACGCGCGCAAGTTGAGCCCGGACTGGAACACCGCCGGCTTCGACGACTCGGCCTGGGTGAGCGCCCTGCCCACAAGCCGGGATGTCGTTGTCTCCGCTCAGAACGCCCAACCCGACCGGATCATCAGGGCGTTTTCGCCGGTCAGCATCACCGGGGCGGGCGAGAAGAGTTACAAAGTCGATTTCGGAACGAACTTCACGGGGTTTATCGAGCTGCGAAACCTGCGGGGTGAGCCGGGGCAGGAGATTCTGATCCAGTCGTCGGACGATCTGGTCAGGGGAGAGAAACACAATCAGGCCAGCCGCTACATCTGCGGCGAATCGCCCGGCACGTTCCGGCACCGTTTCAATTGGACCGCGGGCAGGAGCGTCCAGATCACCGGCTTCGATTATGAGCCGCAACCCGGGGACGTCCGGGGGCATGCCGTGGGCACGGACCTCGAACGCATCGGCCGGTTTGAATGTTCCAACGATCTGTTCAACCGGATGTATGAGAAGGATCTTTGGACGTTCCGCGCCAACACCCTCGCCGGTATGACGATGGACTGCCCCCACCGCGAGCGGCGGGGATACGGCGAAGTCGCCTGGTCCACTGCCCGGGGCATCGGCCTGCCCAACTATCGCGCGGGCGACTTCTATGCCCGCCGCGTCCGCGACTGGTGCGACGCGCAGCGTGAGGACGGGCTTTTCCCGCATATTGCGCCCAACTCCGGGATGCATGGAGGGGGGGCTACTCTGGGCCGGCGCCCCCCTGCATCTCGGCTGGGAGATGCTCCGCCACCTCGGGGACCGCAGGGTGGTCGCTGAGGCCTACCCGAATTACCAAAAATGGCTCGAACTCCTCCACGCCAACGCATCCCGATCGGCGGACGGCGTCATCACCCAGGATCTCTACGAATCCAAATCGCATCACAGCCGCTGGTTTTTCATCGGGGACTGGCGCGCGCCAGGGGAACGGCGGGAGTGGCGCGATTCCCCCGAGGCGGCGCTGTTCAACAACTGCACCTATGCGCTGAATCTGAAAATGATGACCGATATCGCCGCCGCGCTGCGTCGCGACGACGACGTCACTCTCTACTCCGGGCGGCTGGACCGGCTGAGAGAAGCCATCCACGCGAAATTCTTCAATGCGGAAAAGAACATCTACCTCGACACCCGGCGCCAGGTTCACCTTGCATTCCCGCTGCTTACGGGCGTCGTGCCCGAGGAACTGGAGCCCGCCATCCTGGCCAGCCTCAAGGAGGCCATGACCGAGCCGGTGGACACCGCCGGGCTGCTGGCCAATAGCGAGGGGTGGAGCGGGGCCAACCCCAAACTGGAATGGACCCCCAGCCCGGAATGGACCCAACCCGCGCCCTTTCTGGACGTGGGCAGCTCCGGGCTTCCGGTTCTCCTGCAGTATCTGATCGAGGACGCGGAGTGGAACGATGTCCTCTATGGGGCGATCAACAAAACCACGTTCCCGGGCTACGGGTTCTTTCTCGAACGGGGTCAGACCACCTGGCCGGAAAGCTGGGGGGCGGCATCCTACAGCAGAATCCACACCTGCTTCACCGGCATCGCGGCGTGGTTCATCAAGGGGATCGGCGGCATCCGCACCGCTCCCACCCATCACGGCTATTCGCACTTCATCATCAAACCGCACCTGGTCGGGGATCTGTCCTATGCGAATACAAGCATCCCCTCGCCCTACGGTCCCATTGTGAGTAACTGGAAGTGTGGCGACGGGGAAGCGCAGCTCCATATCGAGATTCCGCCCAATACCACCGCGACCGTCTATGTGCCCGGAAGCGACATCGAAAACGTCACCGAAAGCGGCGGCCCCGCCCGCGATGCGGAGGGCGTCCGCTTTCTCCGCGTCGAGGACGATCGCCTCGTCTTTGAAGTGGAGTCCGGTACGTATGAGTTTGTGTCAAAGAACTGACATCGCCCCCCGAGGCGTGGCATACTCCGCCACATGTTTCGGAGCGTGAGCGATAGAACGAGGGGAGCGACGGGGTCATGAAACGATGGTTGACGGTTTGGATTCTGATGGGGTTTCTGACGTCCGCCCGGGCTGCGCGGGAACGCCCGAATGTCGTCATCGTCTATGCCGA
It contains:
- the ltrA gene encoding group II intron reverse transcriptase/maturase — encoded protein: MTREKTASKVPPGANPDAENAELRERLGADPLVWTDAMLAALKSGVKGGKWFSLKDKVYRRRTLLRAWHIVNGRGGSGGVDRLSLKQYESQLDQRLASLEGKLKTGRYEPKPVKRVFIPKPGGKEKRPLGIPTVEDRIVQTALQLVIGPIFEIGFNAHSYGFRPKRGCKDALREVGGLLRKGHEWIVDADLKSYFDTIDHGKLMSLVRAKVADGLVLDLLESYLKQGLINELKEWEPTEKGTPQGAVISPLLANLYLNELDHLLRDRGHEMIRYADDFVILSRTREEAEDALELTRQWTDGRGLVLHPEKTRLVTHREGFEFLGYRFENGNRYVRQKSLTKLRGTLRPKTKRTKGKSMKAIIEDINPVLIGWFGYYKHAHKNTFVWMDGWVRMRLRSILRKRHGRKGRGRGLDHHRYPNKYFAEMGLFSLERAHREACQSR
- a CDS encoding ribosome-binding factor A, which translates into the protein MSSGRIIRVNELLKREIAADILRLFSGSRFDTGAVTVTRVETAPDLRDANVHVCSSEAG
- a CDS encoding alpha-L-rhamnosidase C-terminal domain-containing protein, which produces MEGGLLWAGAPLHLGWEMLRHLGDRRVVAEAYPNYQKWLELLHANASRSADGVITQDLYESKSHHSRWFFIGDWRAPGERREWRDSPEAALFNNCTYALNLKMMTDIAAALRRDDDVTLYSGRLDRLREAIHAKFFNAEKNIYLDTRRQVHLAFPLLTGVVPEELEPAILASLKEAMTEPVDTAGLLANSEGWSGANPKLEWTPSPEWTQPAPFLDVGSSGLPVLLQYLIEDAEWNDVLYGAINKTTFPGYGFFLERGQTTWPESWGAASYSRIHTCFTGIAAWFIKGIGGIRTAPTHHGYSHFIIKPHLVGDLSYANTSIPSPYGPIVSNWKCGDGEAQLHIEIPPNTTATVYVPGSDIENVTESGGPARDAEGVRFLRVEDDRLVFEVESGTYEFVSKN
- a CDS encoding family 78 glycoside hydrolase catalytic domain, which encodes MDAAPGLHPAALRCEHLENPLGIDVTRPRFIWELQSRQRGQKQTAFRVLVASSPEKLASNEADLWDSGRVESSRSILVPYAGETLGPDTDCHWKVKVWGKKGEPSEWSEPARFSIGLLGEEDWQGEWIEFPAGDPKLSCPQYRKTFSLDRPASRAFVYVASLGTHELYINGEKADDRVLAPAHSFLARRVLYVAYDVADLLQRGENVIAVWHGPGFAPYDGATPAIRVQANIVADDGSKVSVATDASWKCAESGHRIYYRDERPRARRYGGEEIDARKLSPDWNTAGFDDSAWVSALPTSRDVVVSAQNAQPDRIIRAFSPVSITGAGEKSYKVDFGTNFTGFIELRNLRGEPGQEILIQSSDDLVRGEKHNQASRYICGESPGTFRHRFNWTAGRSVQITGFDYEPQPGDVRGHAVGTDLERIGRFECSNDLFNRMYEKDLWTFRANTLAGMTMDCPHRERRGYGEVAWSTARGIGLPNYRAGDFYARRVRDWCDAQREDGLFPHIAPNSGMHGGGATLGRRPPASRLGDAPPPRGPQGGR
- a CDS encoding type II toxin-antitoxin system VapC family toxin, translated to MFLIDTNILLHAVNRESADSQKTSAFLRALPKQSECWGLSWNVLYEFMRVATHPRVFSAPLTQPQAWQFISALLNCPNCMLVSETGLHAETLAECAEKTPRLGGNILHDFHTAVLMREHGITEIVTFDQDFRAFPWITIKELDT